In Bacteroidota bacterium, a genomic segment contains:
- a CDS encoding T9SS type A sorting domain-containing protein: MNKSSLKLIYTLAMVMLFHATKIKAQQVPLTTVIEHFTNTKCSICKSKNPGLHTNLVSHPQVMHLSIHPSSPYSTCILSQQNTAANDARTNFYGIYGGTPRIVINGNVIPSNVNFSDTALFTPYLNQSSAFELSVISTYSSPDTLTYTITITKKDNSNFSTVSLFSGASEDTVFVNGGNGELEHYNVSRFAVQEFIMLPLLLNDSIIITRKAHVKSFWDKMRMYSFAMIQDQGTKQLIQAGQSSLTSLSLGVASLTEPTQLLKLYPVPSKDIINIEGQENFHFTIYDSALKQQSDGYSNRGSIDIRQLKAGLYALKIKKSNNYYYAKFIKQ; encoded by the coding sequence ATGAACAAATCATCTTTGAAATTAATCTATACCCTGGCAATGGTAATGCTATTTCATGCTACTAAAATAAAGGCGCAGCAGGTACCACTGACTACTGTGATTGAGCACTTTACGAATACCAAATGTAGTATTTGCAAATCAAAGAATCCCGGCTTGCATACTAACCTTGTCAGTCATCCGCAGGTGATGCATCTTAGCATACATCCCAGTTCGCCATACAGCACCTGCATTTTGAGTCAACAAAACACTGCAGCCAATGATGCACGCACTAACTTTTATGGCATTTATGGGGGCACACCCCGCATTGTGATTAACGGTAACGTTATACCATCAAACGTGAATTTTTCGGATACAGCATTATTTACACCCTACCTTAATCAATCCAGTGCTTTTGAGTTAAGTGTGATCAGCACTTACTCGTCACCCGATACATTAACTTACACCATTACTATAACTAAAAAAGATAATAGCAACTTCTCTACTGTGAGCCTATTTAGTGGAGCATCTGAAGATACTGTGTTTGTAAATGGTGGTAATGGAGAATTAGAACATTATAATGTATCTCGTTTTGCAGTTCAGGAGTTCATTATGCTTCCGCTTCTATTAAACGATTCCATTATTATTACAAGAAAAGCCCATGTTAAATCATTCTGGGACAAAATGCGCATGTATAGTTTTGCAATGATACAAGATCAGGGAACGAAGCAACTAATTCAGGCAGGACAAAGTTCTCTTACTTCACTATCCCTAGGTGTAGCCTCACTTACCGAGCCAACACAACTATTGAAACTCTACCCTGTTCCTTCCAAGGACATTATCAATATAGAAGGACAAGAAAATTTTCATTTTACAATTTACGATTCAGCACTGAAGCAACAATCAGATGGATATTCTAACAGAGGATCAATTGATATTCGTCAATTGAAAGCAGGCCTTTATGCTTTGAAAATAAAGAAAAGCAACAATTACTATTATGCTAAGTTTATAAAACAATAA
- a CDS encoding sigma-70 family RNA polymerase sigma factor has protein sequence MKEEKEIIINRPDIPIGSNGSARHSLDMSKWVERYADYLLTMAIYKVSKREDAEDLVQEVFMAACKSVKSFKGECNERTWLTVIMKNKIVDYYRKAKNEKSFSEYLNETEESFDQHFFDQSGFGRWINLIQPNYISNNADRKVLNYEFQKAMEFCLAKLPKRLKGVFISKYFDDEDTKDICKEYEITDSNLWVILFRAKTMLRSCLEKKRNNLIP, from the coding sequence TTGAAAGAAGAAAAGGAAATAATAATAAATAGACCCGATATACCTATTGGGTCTAATGGTAGTGCCAGGCACTCACTGGATATGAGCAAATGGGTTGAGCGCTATGCCGACTATTTGTTAACTATGGCCATATACAAAGTAAGTAAACGTGAAGATGCTGAAGACCTCGTACAGGAAGTATTTATGGCAGCATGCAAGAGTGTGAAGTCATTTAAAGGTGAATGTAATGAACGGACATGGCTTACCGTTATTATGAAAAACAAGATTGTTGACTATTACCGAAAAGCGAAAAATGAAAAATCTTTTTCAGAATACCTGAATGAAACCGAAGAGTCCTTTGATCAGCATTTCTTTGACCAAAGTGGTTTTGGCAGATGGATTAACTTAATACAGCCCAATTACATTTCGAATAATGCAGATCGTAAAGTGCTCAATTATGAATTTCAAAAAGCAATGGAGTTTTGCCTGGCCAAACTACCAAAGCGGCTGAAGGGAGTATTCATTTCAAAATACTTTGATGATGAAGACACAAAAGATATTTGCAAAGAATATGAAATTACAGATTCAAATTTATGGGTAATCCTATTCAGAGCAAAAACGATGTTGCGTAGCTGCCTCGAAAAAAAAAGAAATAATTTAATACCGTGA
- a CDS encoding DUF47 domain-containing protein has translation MSSIFSFLVPRDKKFFPLFERSAENLREISVKLVDLLAAKKSNQREIIKEIERLEHEGDSIAHEIFNELGKSFITPFDREDIHSLASALDDVVDYIHGSAKRIELYQLTAVTSEMVKLGDLINKGAEELCIAIKGLNDMRNAHKIREAAVRINSIENHADDIFDMAVADLFENETDAKELIKKKEILAVLETATDKCEDAADVISSIVIKYN, from the coding sequence ATGTCAAGCATATTTTCATTCCTTGTCCCACGCGATAAAAAATTTTTCCCGTTGTTCGAAAGATCGGCAGAAAACTTAAGGGAAATCTCTGTAAAATTAGTAGACTTACTTGCTGCGAAAAAGTCAAATCAGAGAGAAATTATTAAAGAAATAGAGCGCCTGGAACACGAAGGCGATAGCATTGCACACGAAATATTTAATGAGTTAGGAAAATCCTTTATCACTCCTTTCGACCGTGAAGATATTCATTCCCTTGCTTCGGCCCTGGATGATGTAGTTGATTATATACATGGATCTGCAAAGCGCATTGAGTTGTATCAGCTAACAGCGGTTACTTCTGAGATGGTAAAGTTGGGTGACTTAATTAATAAAGGAGCAGAGGAACTATGTATTGCTATCAAAGGCCTCAATGATATGAGAAATGCGCATAAAATTAGAGAAGCTGCTGTGCGTATTAATAGTATAGAAAATCATGCCGATGATATTTTTGATATGGCCGTAGCTGATTTGTTTGAGAATGAAACCGATGCAAAGGAATTAATTAAGAAAAAGGAAATTCTTGCTGTACTTGAAACTGCTACCGATAAGTGCGAAGATGCGGCCGATGTAATATCCAGTATAGTTATTAAGTATAATTAA
- a CDS encoding inorganic phosphate transporter: MTLLILVIVFALLFDYINGFHDAANSIATVVSTKVLSPFQAVAWAAFFNAIVLFLCQHKFLGFEFKVADTVAKIVRAESITLTVILAGLCAAIFWNLLTWWLGIPSSSSHTLMGGFAGAAIAKAGFGVLADVGKIYLTVSFIVLAPLLGMIISYLITVLILNICKRSHPSKADRWFRRLQLVSSAAFSLGHGSNDAQKVMGIIAAALLVYSNTTGNAGLPDWIAIQTVVKDGKSVIKEIPLWVEYACFIAIGLGTLSGGWRIIKTMGTRITKVTPLEGVAAESAGAITLYMTQYFGIPVSTTHTITGSIVGVGLTKRISAVRWGVTINLLWAWILTIPVSGILAGLIYYLFTFCGL; encoded by the coding sequence ATGACACTCTTAATCTTAGTTATCGTTTTTGCCTTATTATTTGATTATATAAATGGATTTCACGATGCAGCCAACTCGATAGCAACTGTAGTAAGTACCAAAGTATTGTCACCTTTTCAGGCAGTTGCATGGGCAGCCTTTTTTAACGCCATTGTACTATTTCTCTGTCAGCATAAGTTTCTGGGCTTTGAGTTTAAAGTTGCAGATACAGTTGCAAAAATTGTAAGAGCAGAATCTATTACCCTTACTGTAATACTTGCCGGTTTATGTGCTGCCATTTTTTGGAATTTACTAACCTGGTGGTTAGGTATTCCAAGTAGTTCATCACATACATTAATGGGAGGATTTGCAGGTGCTGCAATTGCAAAAGCAGGTTTTGGGGTATTGGCTGATGTTGGTAAAATTTATCTTACGGTTTCTTTTATCGTACTAGCTCCTCTGTTGGGTATGATAATCAGTTACCTGATTACGGTCTTGATTTTGAATATCTGCAAGCGATCGCATCCGTCAAAAGCCGACCGATGGTTTCGCAGGCTGCAACTTGTGAGTAGTGCCGCTTTTAGTCTTGGTCATGGTAGCAACGATGCACAAAAGGTTATGGGCATTATAGCGGCTGCACTCTTAGTATATTCTAATACGACCGGCAATGCGGGCTTGCCCGATTGGATTGCCATACAAACCGTAGTTAAAGATGGCAAATCTGTGATTAAGGAAATTCCACTTTGGGTTGAGTACGCGTGCTTTATAGCAATTGGTTTAGGAACCTTGTCGGGTGGATGGCGTATTATAAAAACAATGGGAACAAGAATTACCAAAGTTACCCCACTTGAAGGCGTAGCAGCAGAAAGTGCTGGCGCTATAACTTTATACATGACACAGTATTTCGGTATTCCTGTTAGCACCACACATACTATTACCGGTTCAATAGTAGGCGTAGGGCTAACCAAGCGCATTTCAGCTGTACGTTGGGGTGTTACCATCAACCTGTTGTGGGCATGGATACTTACTATTCCTGTTTCTGGAATTCTTGCCGGGCTTATTTATTATTTATTTACATTTTGTGGTTTGTAA
- a CDS encoding aldose 1-epimerase family protein gives MIEFLENDKLRVKVKVIGAELCGIYSNRYSCEYIWQAREAWRSYAPNLFPIVGQLKEEKFFFNKTAYKMERHGFARKRLFKLLLIKPDEIELEITDDETTLTQYPFYFKYNVHYLLLDNKVVVTYTVTNNSPDAMYFSVGGHPAFNVPFNEDEGYDDYFLKFEKPEKLEHFPIKDNLLVTKPLKLKTEVGPEGNALLPLRKKLFENDALVFKQLKSREVSLCSKKNEQQVTVRFQDFKHLGIWAAKNADFVCIEPWLGLADSENATQDITKKESIITLEGHRSFSCKYEIEVSA, from the coding sequence ATGATTGAATTTTTAGAAAACGATAAACTGCGAGTAAAAGTTAAGGTTATAGGCGCAGAACTATGTGGCATATATAGCAACCGTTACAGTTGCGAGTACATATGGCAGGCTCGCGAAGCATGGCGTAGTTATGCTCCCAATTTGTTTCCAATTGTTGGACAACTAAAAGAGGAGAAATTCTTTTTTAATAAAACGGCCTATAAAATGGAGCGTCATGGATTTGCACGCAAAAGGCTGTTCAAACTACTGTTGATAAAGCCCGATGAAATAGAACTAGAAATAACGGATGATGAAACTACCCTTACCCAATATCCTTTTTATTTCAAATATAATGTTCACTACCTTTTGCTAGATAATAAGGTAGTTGTTACTTACACCGTTACAAATAATAGTCCCGATGCAATGTACTTTAGTGTTGGCGGGCATCCTGCATTTAATGTTCCGTTTAATGAAGACGAAGGTTATGATGATTATTTTCTAAAATTTGAAAAGCCTGAAAAACTGGAGCATTTTCCTATCAAAGATAATTTACTTGTAACCAAACCGCTTAAACTAAAAACCGAAGTAGGGCCTGAAGGAAATGCTTTGCTTCCGCTTCGTAAAAAATTATTTGAGAATGATGCGTTGGTATTTAAACAATTGAAATCGCGCGAAGTCTCGTTATGCTCGAAAAAAAACGAACAACAAGTAACGGTGCGGTTTCAAGATTTTAAGCACCTGGGCATTTGGGCTGCAAAGAATGCAGATTTTGTTTGTATAGAACCATGGCTAGGTCTGGCAGATAGCGAAAACGCTACGCAGGATATTACTAAAAAAGAATCCATCATAACCTTGGAGGGTCATCGTTCATTTTCATGTAAATACGAAATTGAAGTAAGTGCCTGA
- a CDS encoding class I SAM-dependent rRNA methyltransferase: MYKKIILKPGKEKSILQKHHWIFSGAIARKDNDLTHGSCCSLYTSEHVFLANGHYHDASIAFRALTFEPEELNNAFFKRKLEEAYQIRCILNFEKSNTNAYRLVHGEGDGLPGLIIDLYGEAAIIQCHTDGMTQHLEDIATALQQVLTTKLAIIYYRHASQKTQSKSIQGFLVGNSNEAIAFENNLQFKINWAEGQKTGFFIDQRDNRLLLSQYTLNKKVLNTFCYTGGFSVFAAHGGATMIHSVDSSAKATILAHENVLLNFPNANHTIFTEDVNHFFKSSNDTYDVIVLDPPAFAKSKEAVRNAMIAYRNLNTEGIKRVSKNGIVFTFSCSQAVDKELFRRLIFQASLQAGRTVRILHELHQPPDHPINIYHPEGEYLKGFVLSVQ; the protein is encoded by the coding sequence ATGTATAAAAAAATAATTCTCAAACCGGGCAAGGAAAAGTCAATTTTGCAAAAGCATCATTGGATTTTTAGTGGAGCCATAGCACGCAAAGACAATGACCTGACCCACGGATCGTGCTGCAGCCTGTACACCAGCGAACACGTGTTTTTAGCTAATGGTCATTATCATGATGCCTCCATTGCTTTTAGAGCATTAACATTTGAACCTGAAGAATTGAATAATGCTTTTTTTAAAAGAAAATTAGAAGAAGCGTATCAAATTCGATGTATACTCAATTTTGAAAAAAGTAATACCAATGCATACCGCCTGGTGCATGGCGAAGGAGATGGATTACCCGGCCTCATTATAGACTTGTATGGCGAAGCAGCTATTATACAATGCCATACTGATGGTATGACCCAACATTTAGAAGATATTGCAACGGCCTTGCAGCAAGTGCTAACCACTAAGCTTGCTATTATTTACTACAGGCATGCATCTCAAAAAACTCAATCCAAATCAATTCAAGGCTTTCTAGTTGGTAACAGTAATGAGGCTATTGCATTTGAAAATAATCTTCAATTCAAAATAAATTGGGCCGAAGGTCAAAAGACCGGGTTCTTTATTGACCAGCGTGACAATCGACTATTACTATCACAGTATACGTTGAATAAGAAAGTGCTGAATACGTTTTGTTATACAGGAGGCTTTAGTGTTTTTGCAGCGCATGGAGGTGCTACCATGATACATTCGGTTGACAGCAGCGCCAAAGCAACTATACTAGCTCATGAAAATGTATTGTTGAATTTCCCCAATGCCAACCACACCATATTTACAGAAGATGTAAACCATTTTTTTAAATCTAGCAACGATACGTATGATGTAATTGTGCTTGACCCACCGGCCTTTGCCAAAAGCAAAGAGGCCGTAAGGAATGCCATGATAGCATATCGTAATCTTAATACCGAAGGTATTAAACGGGTAAGTAAAAACGGTATCGTTTTTACATTCAGTTGCTCACAGGCAGTGGATAAGGAGTTGTTCCGAAGATTGATTTTTCAGGCATCGCTGCAGGCCGGGCGCACTGTGCGCATATTGCACGAATTGCATCAACCTCCCGATCATCCTATCAATATTTATCATCCGGAGGGCGAATACCTTAAGGGATTCGTGTTGTCGGTGCAGTAA
- the folP gene encoding dihydropteroate synthase, with protein MKTRGLTINCNGQLLDLSTPVAMGILNVTPDSFYDGNIHNHTDKAVAHCAGMLQAGAAIIDLGAASSKPGSSMISPEDELKRLSVVLPELIRCFPDTIISLDTYHSTTARYGIDHGISIINDISAGIFDPKMFETIAGAKVPYVVMHMQGTPQTMQQAPAYTNVVAEVIAWIRLRLEALSKWDIYDLIIDPGFGFGKTVEQNFALLKHLNAFGIFEKPVLAGISRKSMVCKPLNISPAEALNGSTALHMAALQNGASILRVHDVREAVQAITMYEQLNTETISF; from the coding sequence ATGAAAACACGAGGATTAACAATTAACTGCAATGGCCAGCTATTAGACCTAAGCACTCCGGTAGCTATGGGTATTTTGAATGTTACTCCCGATTCGTTTTACGATGGAAACATTCATAACCACACAGACAAAGCCGTAGCACATTGTGCCGGCATGCTGCAAGCGGGTGCAGCCATTATAGACCTGGGAGCTGCCAGCTCCAAGCCGGGAAGCAGCATGATTTCACCAGAAGATGAATTAAAAAGATTAAGTGTGGTTCTACCCGAATTAATCCGTTGTTTTCCTGACACCATAATCAGCCTCGACACCTACCATAGCACAACAGCGCGTTATGGCATAGACCATGGCATTTCCATTATCAATGATATAAGCGCAGGTATTTTTGACCCAAAAATGTTTGAAACTATTGCCGGTGCAAAAGTGCCTTATGTTGTAATGCATATGCAAGGTACACCCCAAACCATGCAACAAGCTCCTGCCTATACCAATGTGGTAGCAGAGGTAATTGCCTGGATAAGGCTGCGCCTGGAGGCTCTATCCAAATGGGATATTTATGATTTAATTATTGACCCCGGTTTTGGTTTTGGTAAAACAGTGGAACAGAATTTTGCCTTACTAAAACATTTAAATGCTTTTGGCATATTTGAAAAACCTGTACTTGCCGGCATCAGCCGAAAATCGATGGTATGCAAACCTTTAAATATATCTCCTGCAGAAGCCTTAAATGGTTCCACAGCGCTGCATATGGCTGCGTTACAAAATGGTGCATCCATTTTGCGTGTGCATGATGTGCGCGAAGCCGTGCAAGCTATCACCATGTATGAACAACTAAACACCGAAACGATTTCATTTTAA
- a CDS encoding DoxX family protein, protein MKYLVNFLRIAIGCFYIFSGFVKAVDPLGTSYKMHDYFSAFAGLGMSKFWMAMNDYSTPIAVFMLVVELVTGFCLLIGWMPRFTTWIIFLMTLFFTLLTGFTYLSGYCPNGTFAAFALGVTLVTMLGAWFYDSKIGKMLTIAAVVGAIIFALLCLFSSTLLTCAFTESKMKVTDCGCFGDFMKLKPWETFWKDVILDVLIFILVVGYKYIKPIFSVKLLNWATIIATAGCTVFCLSNFLWGLPYIDFRPYAIGNDINEQRIAPKPEVRELIFLYKNTKTDVVGRYKSEQLKDLNFDELEYVDRIDSIIDPGIPAKINNLFINNENGEDVTDTLLHDPRYSLWVVALKLEHTNTSAFEKKINPMVKKLDKAGIPIYCLSTGDIDIEKFRHDHQCAFPFYTADETPLKTMMRSNPGIILLKNGKVIDMWHHLYIPKFDELNQKYFSKK, encoded by the coding sequence ATGAAATATCTGGTAAATTTTCTGCGCATTGCCATTGGCTGTTTTTACATTTTTTCAGGTTTTGTAAAGGCCGTTGACCCATTAGGCACATCTTACAAAATGCACGATTATTTCTCAGCTTTTGCCGGGCTTGGTATGAGCAAGTTCTGGATGGCCATGAATGATTACAGTACTCCAATTGCTGTATTTATGCTGGTAGTTGAATTAGTAACCGGATTTTGTCTGCTTATAGGCTGGATGCCACGCTTTACTACCTGGATCATTTTTTTAATGACCTTATTTTTTACCCTGCTTACCGGATTTACTTATTTGTCGGGCTATTGTCCTAATGGAACCTTTGCAGCATTTGCACTAGGTGTAACTTTAGTAACCATGTTAGGTGCTTGGTTTTATGATTCTAAAATTGGAAAAATGCTGACTATTGCTGCTGTGGTAGGAGCCATCATTTTCGCATTGCTCTGTTTATTTTCGAGTACATTACTTACCTGCGCCTTTACAGAAAGCAAAATGAAAGTTACCGACTGCGGCTGCTTTGGCGATTTTATGAAACTAAAACCCTGGGAAACTTTTTGGAAAGATGTGATATTAGATGTGCTGATTTTTATACTGGTGGTAGGGTACAAGTATATAAAGCCAATATTTTCAGTCAAACTGCTTAACTGGGCAACCATTATTGCAACAGCCGGTTGTACTGTTTTTTGTTTATCTAATTTTTTGTGGGGCTTACCTTATATCGATTTCAGGCCATATGCAATAGGCAATGATATCAATGAACAGCGTATTGCTCCCAAGCCCGAAGTAAGAGAATTGATATTCCTATATAAAAACACTAAAACCGATGTGGTAGGACGCTACAAAAGCGAGCAACTTAAAGACCTTAATTTTGACGAGTTAGAATACGTTGACCGAATCGATAGCATTATCGATCCCGGGATTCCGGCTAAAATCAATAATCTTTTTATTAACAACGAGAATGGTGAAGATGTAACCGACACGCTATTACATGACCCTCGATATTCATTATGGGTTGTTGCACTTAAGTTGGAACATACAAATACAAGCGCATTTGAGAAAAAAATTAATCCCATGGTGAAAAAATTGGATAAGGCAGGTATCCCCATCTATTGCCTTAGCACGGGTGATATCGATATTGAAAAGTTCCGACACGATCATCAATGTGCGTTTCCGTTTTATACTGCTGACGAAACTCCACTTAAAACAATGATGCGAAGCAATCCGGGAATAATTTTATTAAAGAATGGAAAGGTAATAGATATGTGGCACCACCTTTATATTCCTAAGTTTGATGAGTTGAATCAGAAATATTTTTCGAAAAAGTAA
- a CDS encoding choice-of-anchor B family protein has protein sequence MKSSLLSVAITLLFGASMAQNLQFRDHLSYNGSLANIGGIAINGKEFALVGWSGGLSIVDVTNPDSIFEVINVPDTNSFWREVKTFNNHAYVTNESGQGLQVINLTYLPDSAPSHDYTGDGAIAGQLITIHALHIDNGFAYLYGSNLFQGAAVVVDLNQDAWNPVYVGNSSAADPNYIHDGYVRNDTMYAGHIYNGYFSVIDFTNKANPVLISTQNTPDNFTHNTWLNDAGTVIFTTDEVDKSKLASYDISDLQNIKLLDEFQTIPGANSIVHNTHTLGQYQIVSWYDQGVVIVDASDPSNMVEVGKYITDPLAQPGNFEGCWGVYPYLPSGTIVASDMYTGLYVITPTYVNAAYLNGLVTDSVTGLAIPGANVSIIGTTISKLTDVTGAYKTGYGVNGLYDIVVNKGGYSTKTITGVSLTNGTTTTLNIELAPLISVAVTGNVINAVNGQPVPFADVQFIGPSGEYNLQADAAGAFSLPSILLDAYELSAGKWGFKTTCLQNQQVINGAVFTVQITPGIYDDFTFNNNWTNNSTATQGIWTWGEPLGTFANGFELNPDFDYATDCGNKCMVTGNTGTQIVDDDVAGGYTILESPVFDLRNHYNPFLKLQMWFANFAQQGGVGNDTVKIILSNGSIDTVIRVIHGNNFNFFQWNGYNFILKNYLPLTSTMQLKVYAEEFAPEDLLEVGFDKFEITGITGIEENISAAVLQLYPNPSHDKAMLKYDLKNAIGGNLVITDLSGRVVQSTMLQASMGLMEVGENLAKGIYTIAVSDGGAKSQTIKFVKL, from the coding sequence ATGAAATCAAGTTTACTCTCAGTCGCAATTACCTTGTTATTTGGCGCAAGTATGGCGCAAAACCTTCAGTTTCGAGATCATTTATCTTACAATGGCAGCCTTGCCAATATAGGCGGCATTGCTATTAATGGAAAAGAGTTTGCACTGGTAGGATGGTCTGGCGGATTATCCATTGTGGATGTAACCAATCCTGATTCGATTTTCGAAGTTATTAATGTGCCTGATACCAATTCATTTTGGCGAGAAGTAAAAACTTTTAATAATCATGCTTATGTAACCAATGAAAGTGGGCAAGGCTTGCAGGTTATTAACTTAACCTACCTGCCTGATAGTGCTCCATCTCATGATTATACAGGTGATGGTGCCATTGCTGGGCAACTTATTACCATTCATGCATTGCATATTGATAATGGCTTTGCTTATTTGTATGGCTCAAACCTTTTTCAAGGTGCTGCAGTAGTTGTTGATTTAAATCAGGACGCCTGGAATCCTGTGTATGTTGGCAATTCATCTGCTGCTGATCCAAACTACATACACGATGGTTATGTACGCAACGATACCATGTATGCAGGACACATTTATAACGGTTATTTTTCGGTTATTGATTTTACTAATAAAGCGAATCCTGTTTTGATAAGTACTCAAAACACTCCCGATAATTTTACACATAATACCTGGCTCAACGATGCAGGTACTGTAATTTTTACTACCGATGAAGTTGACAAATCTAAATTGGCAAGCTATGATATTAGCGATCTGCAAAACATTAAGCTTCTCGATGAATTTCAAACAATTCCGGGAGCTAATTCAATTGTTCACAACACGCATACACTGGGACAATACCAGATAGTTTCATGGTACGACCAAGGAGTAGTTATAGTAGATGCAAGCGATCCATCCAATATGGTTGAAGTGGGTAAATACATTACCGACCCACTTGCTCAGCCAGGAAACTTTGAGGGCTGTTGGGGTGTTTATCCTTACTTGCCATCGGGTACCATTGTAGCATCAGATATGTACACCGGCTTGTATGTAATTACTCCAACTTACGTAAACGCAGCATATCTTAACGGGCTTGTTACAGATAGTGTAACCGGTTTGGCAATACCGGGAGCCAACGTTTCAATTATTGGCACTACCATTAGCAAACTTACTGATGTTACCGGGGCCTATAAAACCGGATATGGTGTGAATGGCTTATACGACATAGTTGTTAACAAAGGTGGATATAGCACTAAAACTATTACAGGAGTTTCTCTTACTAATGGCACTACAACCACCCTTAATATCGAGTTAGCGCCTTTGATATCGGTTGCTGTTACAGGCAATGTAATAAATGCTGTAAACGGTCAGCCGGTGCCATTTGCAGATGTGCAATTTATTGGACCAAGTGGAGAGTATAATTTGCAGGCAGATGCAGCAGGAGCATTTAGTTTGCCCAGCATTTTACTTGATGCCTATGAACTTTCGGCTGGTAAGTGGGGTTTCAAAACCACCTGTCTGCAAAATCAACAAGTAATAAATGGAGCAGTATTTACGGTGCAGATAACACCGGGCATATACGATGATTTTACTTTTAATAACAATTGGACTAACAACAGCACTGCCACACAAGGTATATGGACGTGGGGCGAACCATTAGGTACATTTGCTAATGGCTTTGAGCTAAATCCCGATTTTGATTATGCTACTGATTGCGGAAACAAATGCATGGTTACCGGCAATACCGGTACTCAAATAGTAGATGATGATGTAGCAGGAGGTTATACCATTTTAGAAAGCCCTGTTTTTGATTTAAGAAATCATTACAATCCATTTCTAAAATTACAAATGTGGTTTGCAAACTTTGCTCAGCAGGGCGGTGTTGGTAACGATACCGTAAAAATTATTTTAAGTAACGGTTCCATAGATACCGTAATCCGAGTTATTCATGGAAATAATTTTAATTTCTTCCAATGGAATGGATACAATTTTATTTTGAAAAATTATTTGCCGCTCACAAGCACCATGCAGCTTAAAGTTTATGCAGAAGAGTTTGCTCCCGAAGATTTGCTTGAGGTAGGTTTTGATAAATTTGAAATTACAGGCATTACCGGTATCGAAGAAAATATATCTGCTGCTGTGCTTCAATTATATCCTAATCCTTCGCACGATAAGGCCATGCTAAAATACGATTTGAAAAATGCCATTGGAGGCAATTTGGTAATTACTGACTTATCGGGCAGGGTGGTTCAATCAACCATGCTTCAGGCCAGTATGGGTTTAATGGAGGTTGGCGAAAATCTTGCCAAAGGAATCTATACCATTGCTGTAAGTGATGGTGGGGCTAAAAGTCAAACCATCAAGTTTGTAAAACTATAA